One genomic segment of Vibrio fluvialis includes these proteins:
- a CDS encoding SLC13 family permease gives MNRNDSVPLPHNTREWFFNRNSLIILADVALFFILFNTLPFEPNVVLGISMLAFIAVLWLTEALHVTVTAILVPIMAVLFGVFDTQAALNNFANSIIFLFLGGFALAAAMHRQGLDKVIADKVLIMARGKMSVAVFMLFGVTAGLSMWISNTATAAMMLPLVLGVLSKVDDDRGHSTYVFVLLGIAYSASIGGIATVVGSPPNAIAAAEVGLSFTDWMKFGLPTTIIMLPMAILVLYLVLKPDLSGHFELNRQPVLWDKGKVVTLAIFGLTVFLWIFSKPVNAMLGGFKSFDTIIALGAIVMVSFARVVHWKDIEKTADWGVLLLFGGGICLSNVLKQTGTSVFLANELSAMIADLGLLFIVLVIAAFVVFLTEFASNTASAALLIPVFASVAEAFGVSPVLLSVLIAVAASCAFMLPVATPPNAIVFATGHIKQSEMMRVGMFLNIACIALLSAIAMFFWQ, from the coding sequence ATGAATAGAAATGATAGTGTCCCTTTACCCCACAATACCCGAGAATGGTTTTTTAACCGCAACAGCCTGATCATCCTTGCCGATGTCGCGCTGTTTTTTATCCTTTTTAATACCCTGCCATTTGAGCCAAATGTCGTTTTAGGTATCAGCATGCTCGCGTTTATCGCTGTGCTGTGGTTGACCGAAGCACTGCACGTGACGGTAACGGCAATACTGGTGCCTATCATGGCCGTATTGTTTGGCGTGTTTGATACGCAGGCCGCGCTCAATAATTTTGCTAACTCGATCATTTTCCTGTTCCTGGGAGGCTTCGCGCTTGCTGCCGCGATGCACCGTCAGGGGCTGGATAAAGTGATCGCTGACAAAGTCCTGATCATGGCTCGCGGCAAAATGAGTGTCGCGGTGTTCATGCTGTTTGGCGTGACGGCTGGTTTGTCTATGTGGATCAGTAACACTGCGACCGCGGCGATGATGTTGCCACTCGTGCTTGGTGTACTGAGCAAAGTCGATGACGACCGTGGTCACAGCACTTACGTTTTCGTGCTGCTTGGCATTGCATACAGCGCCAGTATTGGTGGTATTGCGACCGTTGTGGGTAGCCCGCCAAACGCCATTGCAGCGGCAGAAGTGGGTCTGTCGTTTACGGATTGGATGAAGTTTGGTCTGCCTACCACAATCATCATGCTGCCGATGGCGATTCTGGTGTTGTATCTGGTTCTGAAACCAGACCTGAGCGGCCACTTTGAGCTCAACCGTCAGCCAGTTCTGTGGGACAAAGGTAAAGTGGTCACACTGGCGATTTTTGGTCTGACTGTGTTCCTGTGGATCTTCAGTAAACCCGTCAACGCAATGTTGGGCGGCTTTAAGAGTTTCGATACCATTATTGCGTTGGGCGCGATTGTCATGGTGAGTTTTGCGCGCGTGGTGCACTGGAAAGATATCGAGAAAACGGCGGACTGGGGCGTGCTGCTACTGTTCGGCGGCGGTATTTGTTTGAGTAACGTACTGAAACAAACGGGTACCAGCGTGTTTCTGGCCAATGAACTGAGTGCGATGATTGCCGACCTGGGCCTGCTGTTCATCGTGCTGGTGATTGCCGCATTCGTTGTTTTCCTGACGGAGTTTGCCAGTAACACTGCCAGCGCGGCGCTGCTCATCCCGGTCTTTGCCAGCGTGGCAGAAGCGTTTGGCGTATCGCCAGTACTGCTTTCTGTGTTGATTGCCGTTGCGGCTTCCTGTGCGTTCATGCTGCCAGTGGCGACTCCGCCGAATGCGATTGTGTTTGCAACGGGTCATATCAAGCAGAGCGAAATGATGCGTGTGGGGATGTTCCTCAACATTGCCTGTATTGCGTTGCTATCTGCTATTGCGATGTTCTTCTGGCAATAA
- a CDS encoding alpha/beta fold hydrolase: MSEKIYFNTSGKFSLRRSLVNWTTRLHHTLAPAHARKTARKVLLTPARMTAKNHPPKGMIKSQVESAEGKLTTYRLGEGPVWILTHGWSGSSSQFFPLMEHIAAQGFTALAYDHPAHGESEGAFGHVPAFVRGLEAILDSEPEFVGLIGHSMGNVTALECRHAKLERCPMVLIAPVLDYLDNLFGTVARSGYSMRLFEEVVNEVQDEYRYPIHSIQPYQSLKQRKAPTIIVHDEKDRFARYAESDKAAQEIENVTLITTKNQGHGRIMKGSEVKVAFEQIVKSID; the protein is encoded by the coding sequence ATGAGTGAGAAGATTTATTTCAATACGTCCGGCAAGTTCAGTCTGCGCCGCAGCCTGGTTAACTGGACAACCCGTTTGCACCATACTCTGGCTCCGGCGCATGCGCGTAAAACGGCGCGCAAGGTACTGCTAACTCCAGCGCGAATGACGGCGAAGAATCACCCGCCAAAAGGTATGATCAAAAGTCAGGTGGAGTCTGCGGAAGGTAAACTGACCACTTACCGCTTAGGAGAAGGTCCGGTGTGGATCCTGACTCATGGTTGGTCCGGGTCGTCGAGCCAGTTTTTCCCGCTGATGGAGCATATTGCGGCGCAAGGTTTTACGGCGCTGGCTTACGATCATCCGGCGCACGGTGAAAGTGAAGGGGCATTTGGTCATGTGCCGGCATTTGTGCGTGGTCTGGAAGCGATTCTCGACAGTGAACCTGAGTTTGTCGGACTGATTGGCCACAGTATGGGGAATGTCACTGCGTTGGAATGTCGTCATGCCAAACTGGAACGTTGTCCGATGGTGCTTATTGCGCCTGTTCTGGATTATCTGGATAACTTATTCGGTACGGTAGCCCGTTCAGGATACTCTATGCGTCTGTTTGAAGAGGTCGTCAACGAAGTACAGGACGAGTATCGCTATCCTATTCATTCTATCCAGCCCTACCAGAGCCTTAAACAGCGTAAAGCGCCAACCATCATTGTCCATGATGAAAAAGACCGATTTGCTCGCTACGCTGAATCTGATAAGGCGGCGCAGGAAATAGAAAATGTCACCTTGATTACTACTAAAAATCAAGGACATGGAAGAATTATGAAAGGAAGTGAAGTTAAAGTGGCATTTGAACAAATTGTTAAAAGTATTGATTAG
- a CDS encoding TetR/AcrR family transcriptional regulator codes for MSKGRITRENILQTAFELASANGLESLTIGELAKECGMSKSGLFAHFNSKENLQIAVLEFANQTFIRRVISPARELDDGDIERKLRRILDNWLGWNQSFQGSCMFLDAWKEAVHTDCAIQQTLKASISSWIHYLQIQIHKGIEQGQFVAHLNAQQASYELYGLYLSAHLFYSLYGQEQSYQHFWQGVDALLARWKKA; via the coding sequence ATGAGCAAAGGAAGAATCACTCGAGAGAATATATTGCAGACGGCATTTGAACTGGCGAGCGCCAATGGCTTAGAGAGTCTGACGATCGGTGAGTTGGCGAAAGAATGCGGTATGTCCAAAAGCGGCCTGTTTGCACACTTCAATTCCAAAGAGAATCTGCAAATTGCCGTGTTGGAGTTTGCCAACCAGACGTTTATTCGTCGAGTGATCTCACCAGCCCGCGAACTTGATGACGGTGATATCGAGAGAAAACTGCGTCGGATTCTGGACAACTGGCTGGGCTGGAACCAATCGTTTCAGGGCAGTTGCATGTTTTTGGATGCGTGGAAAGAAGCGGTGCACACCGATTGTGCGATTCAGCAGACACTGAAAGCGTCGATTTCGAGCTGGATTCATTATTTGCAGATTCAAATCCACAAAGGCATAGAGCAGGGACAATTTGTCGCTCATTTGAATGCTCAGCAAGCGAGCTATGAATTGTATGGGCTCTATCTGAGTGCGCATCTATTTTATTCACTATATGGACAAGAACAGAGTTATCAACACTTTTGGCAGGGCGTGGATGCGCTGCTGGCGCGCTGGAAAAAGGCGTGA
- a CDS encoding AEC family transporter, protein MEGILEQLQFSASITGPICLMLVLGVMFKRMNLINENFIEVASRMVFQVTLPAMLFLSIVGSKHDFSSSAALIIFGLVANFSFFLFTTFTTKRAFRDPRDQGVIIQGGFRANTAIIGLAYVANTYSDAGVALAAIYVASTTVLYNIQAVIALTPKGETTGVQASKLIVKTLTKNPLIISIMLGVVCYFLAVPIPNIVTQAGHYFANMTLPLALLCTGGSLDMRSLKDDKSSAWFSTAYKLVLSPVMITGAALLYGFRGMDLGLIFLMSASPTAAASYVMARAMGGNATLAANIIALTTVFSLLSCTLGIFILSSFQLI, encoded by the coding sequence ATGGAAGGGATATTAGAGCAACTGCAGTTTTCGGCGTCCATCACCGGCCCCATTTGCCTCATGCTGGTTTTGGGGGTGATGTTTAAACGCATGAATCTGATCAACGAAAACTTTATTGAAGTTGCATCCCGTATGGTATTTCAGGTCACTCTGCCTGCGATGTTGTTTCTCAGTATTGTGGGTTCAAAGCACGACTTTTCTTCCAGTGCCGCGCTGATCATCTTCGGTTTGGTGGCCAACTTTTCGTTTTTCCTCTTCACCACCTTTACCACCAAGCGCGCATTTCGTGACCCGCGCGACCAAGGCGTGATCATTCAAGGTGGCTTTCGAGCCAATACCGCTATTATTGGCCTCGCGTATGTCGCCAATACTTATTCAGATGCGGGTGTGGCTCTGGCTGCTATTTATGTTGCCTCGACAACGGTGCTGTATAACATTCAAGCCGTCATCGCTCTGACGCCCAAAGGTGAAACCACAGGGGTGCAAGCGAGCAAACTCATCGTTAAAACGCTGACCAAAAACCCGTTGATCATTTCAATTATGCTCGGTGTGGTGTGCTACTTTCTGGCCGTGCCTATCCCCAACATTGTCACTCAGGCCGGACATTACTTCGCCAACATGACTCTGCCACTGGCGCTATTGTGCACTGGTGGTTCACTCGATATGCGTTCACTCAAAGATGACAAAAGTTCAGCCTGGTTCTCTACCGCCTATAAACTGGTGCTCTCGCCCGTGATGATCACAGGCGCCGCACTGCTCTATGGTTTCCGTGGTATGGATTTGGGCCTGATTTTCCTGATGAGTGCGTCACCAACCGCAGCCGCAAGTTACGTCATGGCTCGGGCGATGGGTGGGAATGCAACGTTGGCCGCCAACATCATCGCGTTGACCACCGTATTTTCCCTACTCTCGTGCACGTTGGGCATCTTTATTCTCTCCAGTTTCCAGCTCATCTGA
- a CDS encoding START domain-containing protein, giving the protein MISWAETAQPVPWEMAKNQDGITIQTRKHRDGLVEIRAQMFVNTTYAAFMTLLEDSSNVPNWIDNVDSSRVLKQISDNENIVYTRFAAPWPARDRDMVTYSQFKQFAGALVLTIKDASDQYPEQEGFVRIKAVKATWTLEKLTNGMTHIDYTAFADPGGMLPNWLANKLSVSSAFNTFEGLRAQLPDYQNKLHPHVKE; this is encoded by the coding sequence ATGATCTCTTGGGCCGAAACGGCTCAACCAGTTCCTTGGGAAATGGCTAAAAACCAGGATGGCATCACTATCCAAACTCGCAAGCATCGTGACGGTTTAGTCGAGATTCGCGCGCAGATGTTTGTAAACACCACGTACGCAGCCTTTATGACACTCCTGGAAGACAGCAGCAATGTTCCGAACTGGATTGATAATGTGGACTCCAGCCGAGTCCTCAAACAGATATCGGACAACGAAAATATCGTCTACACACGCTTTGCGGCCCCTTGGCCAGCCAGAGACAGAGATATGGTGACTTATTCGCAGTTCAAGCAGTTTGCAGGCGCGTTGGTACTGACCATTAAGGATGCGTCAGATCAGTATCCTGAGCAGGAAGGTTTTGTGCGAATCAAGGCCGTCAAAGCCACCTGGACACTAGAAAAGCTGACCAATGGGATGACGCATATCGACTATACCGCCTTTGCCGATCCGGGCGGCATGTTACCGAATTGGCTGGCGAACAAGCTCTCTGTGTCGAGTGCTTTCAATACTTTTGAAGGATTGAGAGCGCAGTTGCCTGATTATCAGAATAAACTGCACCCTCACGTAAAGGAGTGA
- a CDS encoding MAPEG family protein — MVTALYAVILAGLLIGLAVQVIKQRRRHQVKYMDGGVNALTLARSAQGNAAEYIPITLILIGFAEFNGANVWWLHATGIAFILGRLLHAKAILNDQLKGRITGMKLTFSVMIILMVLNLIYLPYGKLF; from the coding sequence ATGGTTACAGCGTTGTATGCCGTCATTTTGGCTGGGTTATTGATAGGGTTGGCGGTGCAGGTGATCAAGCAGCGGCGGCGTCATCAGGTGAAGTATATGGACGGTGGTGTGAATGCGTTGACTTTGGCGCGCAGTGCGCAGGGCAATGCGGCGGAGTATATTCCGATCACGTTGATTTTGATAGGCTTTGCAGAGTTCAACGGTGCGAATGTATGGTGGCTGCATGCGACGGGAATTGCTTTCATTCTCGGTCGTTTGCTGCATGCCAAAGCGATCTTAAACGATCAACTTAAAGGTCGCATAACCGGAATGAAACTGACTTTTAGCGTCATGATTATACTGATGGTACTGAATCTGATTTATCTGCCGTACGGCAAACTGTTCTAA
- a CDS encoding sel1 repeat family protein, whose amino-acid sequence MKKIIFIWLVLLHSAAWAMESVEQGIILFNQKEYQQAQHIFQQQSDAGSAYATFWLGVTQYKNRQHFEAGQTFLKAAEMGDPWAMGVLGDVNLYANNPCKFLGWPCDEKWLTKAKQGWKALAENGDGKAAFALKINQREWWEYIPFYRQSRYQEIVSKAIPNGGYKFLDYNTYWDSSEDKLPYLKLVANQGYAPAMKTLYYRMDTIGYDEAMKWINKAIKLGYAEAAKTLYLAYRVGEEDRDGNIIMSPDPKKAYYYSRLAEALGGQKQDNSLILHKRIIKDGLPVSDENGEPVFEILVTEQEQAEMDKQVAEFVRDIKPNLFLDETSIDLF is encoded by the coding sequence ATGAAAAAAATTATCTTTATCTGGCTAGTTTTATTACACAGCGCTGCTTGGGCGATGGAGTCTGTTGAGCAGGGAATTATCTTGTTTAATCAAAAAGAGTATCAGCAAGCGCAGCATATCTTTCAGCAGCAATCGGATGCTGGCAGTGCTTATGCGACATTTTGGTTAGGGGTGACCCAGTACAAAAACCGCCAGCACTTTGAGGCTGGACAAACATTTTTAAAAGCGGCAGAGATGGGTGACCCCTGGGCGATGGGGGTTTTGGGGGATGTGAATCTGTATGCTAACAACCCTTGTAAGTTTCTTGGCTGGCCCTGTGATGAGAAATGGTTGACGAAGGCCAAGCAGGGATGGAAAGCTCTTGCTGAAAACGGCGATGGTAAAGCCGCATTTGCTCTAAAAATCAATCAAAGAGAGTGGTGGGAATATATCCCTTTTTATCGTCAAAGTCGGTATCAAGAAATCGTCAGTAAGGCCATTCCTAATGGTGGCTATAAGTTCCTAGACTACAATACTTATTGGGATTCATCTGAAGACAAGCTACCGTACCTCAAGTTGGTTGCCAACCAAGGTTATGCTCCAGCAATGAAAACGCTTTATTATCGAATGGATACCATTGGTTATGATGAAGCCATGAAATGGATTAATAAAGCAATAAAATTGGGTTATGCGGAAGCAGCGAAAACACTATATCTTGCCTATCGAGTAGGTGAGGAAGATCGTGATGGTAATATCATCATGTCCCCCGATCCTAAAAAAGCCTACTACTACAGTCGACTTGCCGAGGCGTTAGGTGGACAGAAACAAGATAATAGCCTTATTTTACACAAACGCATCATCAAAGATGGCTTACCCGTTTCGGATGAAAATGGTGAACCAGTATTTGAAATTCTCGTTACTGAGCAAGAGCAAGCGGAAATGGATAAACAAGTGGCTGAATTTGTGAGAGACATTAAGCCTAATCTATTTTTGGATGAAACCTCGATTGATTTGTTCTAA